A single region of the Cyanobacteria bacterium FACHB-DQ100 genome encodes:
- a CDS encoding SDR family oxidoreductase, with translation MPLTGKVAVITGAGSGIGRESALLLAEHGAIIAGIDWSASAIGETVEKIQHRGGSAIAVVADVSQPDQVECAMNEIAQKFGRIDIVFANAGINGVWAPLEEITPEEWNETVNTNLNGTFYTVKYAVSYLKKQGGAVIVTASVNGTRTFSNTGATAYACTKAAQVTFMKMIALELAKNKIRVNAICPGAIGTNIFNTAHPKHIETIKEPVEYPHGTVPLNGGLPGRAEQVAELVLFLASDAASHITGTEVWIDGAESLLVG, from the coding sequence ATGCCATTAACAGGTAAGGTTGCAGTCATTACAGGCGCAGGATCAGGAATCGGACGAGAGTCAGCACTATTGCTGGCTGAACACGGTGCCATCATCGCTGGAATCGATTGGTCTGCAAGCGCGATCGGGGAAACGGTTGAAAAAATTCAGCATCGGGGCGGCAGTGCGATCGCAGTGGTGGCTGATGTTTCTCAACCGGATCAAGTAGAATGTGCGATGAATGAAATCGCTCAAAAATTTGGGCGGATTGATATTGTTTTCGCTAACGCTGGAATTAATGGCGTTTGGGCACCGCTTGAAGAGATTACTCCTGAAGAATGGAATGAAACTGTCAATACAAATTTGAACGGAACATTTTATACGGTCAAATATGCTGTTTCATATTTAAAAAAACAGGGTGGGGCAGTGATTGTAACCGCCTCCGTGAATGGAACTCGAACCTTTAGTAACACAGGTGCAACAGCGTATGCTTGTACCAAAGCTGCCCAAGTCACCTTTATGAAGATGATTGCACTGGAACTCGCAAAAAATAAGATCCGGGTGAATGCAATCTGTCCAGGTGCGATCGGAACCAATATTTTCAACACTGCACATCCAAAACACATCGAAACAATCAAAGAGCCTGTGGAATATCCGCATGGCACTGTGCCCTTAAATGGTGGCTTACCTGGAAGAGCCGAGCAAGTGGCTGAATTGGTGCTCTTTCTTGCTTCGGATGCCGCGAGTCACATCACAGGTACAGAAGTTTGGATCGATGGTGCAGAATCTTTGTTAGTTGGCTAA
- a CDS encoding fatty acid desaturase, whose product MVSFRSAPIRSTHDSGIDIDRGVFVALSVIGVWAASLTILLTTDVNSMPLFVKIAAIALQTFLYTGLFITAHDAMHGAVSPSDRKLNDFIGSVALRVYALFSLKEMIRTHWQHHAHPASESDPDFHDGQHKNFFAWYSYFMVRYWSWTRIFGLVAIFHIAHRLFHIPEANLTLFWAIPSILSSVQLFFFGTFLPHREPVGGYQNESRSQSTSWSPLWSFLSCYHFGYHLEHHERPDLAWWQLPELHQRRLEEEHSA is encoded by the coding sequence GTGGTTTCTTTTCGTTCCGCCCCGATTCGGTCTACACATGATTCTGGAATCGACATCGATCGTGGTGTCTTCGTTGCGCTCTCGGTTATTGGTGTGTGGGCTGCGAGCCTGACAATTTTGCTCACTACCGATGTCAACTCGATGCCGCTGTTTGTAAAGATTGCAGCGATCGCGCTACAGACATTTTTGTATACCGGATTATTCATTACGGCTCACGATGCGATGCACGGCGCTGTTTCTCCTAGCGATCGTAAACTGAATGACTTTATTGGCTCGGTTGCACTCCGCGTTTATGCGTTGTTTTCATTGAAAGAAATGATTCGGACGCATTGGCAACACCATGCCCATCCTGCTTCTGAGTCTGATCCTGATTTCCATGACGGTCAACACAAAAATTTCTTTGCCTGGTATTCCTATTTCATGGTGCGGTACTGGAGCTGGACGCGCATCTTTGGACTGGTTGCAATTTTCCACATTGCACATCGCTTATTTCACATTCCTGAAGCAAATCTAACCCTGTTTTGGGCGATTCCATCAATTTTGAGTTCGGTTCAACTGTTCTTTTTTGGAACCTTCTTGCCGCATCGTGAGCCGGTAGGCGGATATCAGAATGAAAGCCGTTCACAGAGTACGAGCTGGTCGCCGCTCTGGTCGTTTCTTAGCTGCTACCATTTTGGCTATCACTTAGAGCATCATGAGCGCCCGGATTTGGCTTGGTGGCAGCTTCCCGAACTGCATCAGCGCCGACTCGAAGAGGAGCATTCTGCTTAA
- a CDS encoding glycoside hydrolase family 31 protein: MPQVFGKLPTTRQPWISLGNVDRVDIAERSILLTCGEACLKLSILATNLIRVQLAPTGKFLPRRSWAVNRPDEEWETVHFEIEDKETITIRTAQMRVVIERSPCRIRCFDLEGKPFAQDTNIAWRMGQVACWKTIEADEHFYGFGERAGLLDKRSQIKTNWTVDALDYSSIDDEMYQAIPFFIALRPQLTYGIFLNIPHLSQFDLGVTEPGTWQMQAQSPELDYYIIHGTTPAQILETYTELTGRMPLPPKWSIGYHQCRWSYESEDVVQELAQEFRSRKIPCDVIHLDIDYMHGYRVFTWSPKRFPDPAKLIAELKQNGFKTVTIVDPGVKYEPDGNYPVYHEGLEKDCFVRSADGKLVAGYVWPDKSVFPDFLRSEVRHWWGDWQRTLTDVGVEGIWNDMNEPCIADRPFGDEGKYIFFPMDAPQGNPEEQGTHAETHNLYGYNMARASAEGLKRLRPSERSFVLTRSGFAGIQRWSSVWMGDNQSLWEHLEISLPMLSNMGLSGVPFVGADIGGFAGNATAELFARWMQVGMLYPLMRAHSALTTAQHEPWVFGDRVEAICREYIELRYQLLPYSYTLFWQASQTGAPILRPLLYEYPNDSKTYHLHDQVLLGTHLMAAPVYRPGVEYRAVYLPEGTWFDWWTGEKFSGNQHILAHAPLERMPMYVKAGAIIPMQPVMQYVDEHPIDQLRLRVYPGEGEFTLYEDDGRSFDYESGQFATTTYRVNNLTVEIEARQGQWQPSDRTLLIEMIGIGEQSIEDDGTAKQLVFDV; encoded by the coding sequence ATGCCTCAAGTTTTTGGAAAGCTTCCTACCACTCGTCAGCCCTGGATTTCGTTAGGTAATGTCGATCGCGTTGACATTGCCGAGCGCTCAATTTTGCTCACCTGCGGCGAGGCTTGCTTAAAACTTAGTATTTTGGCGACGAATTTAATTCGAGTGCAACTTGCCCCAACGGGCAAATTTCTGCCGCGTCGATCGTGGGCTGTCAATCGACCGGATGAAGAGTGGGAAACAGTCCACTTTGAGATCGAAGATAAAGAAACAATCACAATCCGAACTGCTCAAATGCGGGTCGTGATTGAACGTTCTCCCTGTCGCATTCGCTGTTTTGATCTAGAAGGCAAACCGTTTGCACAAGATACAAACATTGCTTGGCGGATGGGACAAGTTGCTTGCTGGAAAACGATCGAAGCTGACGAACATTTCTACGGCTTTGGGGAACGGGCAGGACTATTAGACAAACGATCGCAGATCAAAACCAATTGGACAGTCGATGCGCTGGATTATTCGTCGATTGATGATGAGATGTATCAAGCGATCCCGTTTTTTATTGCACTCAGACCTCAGCTAACTTACGGAATCTTTCTCAACATCCCACATCTCAGTCAGTTCGATTTAGGTGTCACTGAACCAGGCACCTGGCAGATGCAAGCTCAGAGTCCAGAATTAGACTACTACATCATTCATGGCACCACTCCGGCTCAGATTCTTGAAACCTACACAGAACTCACCGGACGAATGCCGCTCCCGCCGAAATGGTCGATCGGCTATCATCAATGTCGCTGGAGCTATGAATCTGAAGATGTCGTGCAGGAACTAGCCCAGGAGTTTCGATCGCGCAAAATTCCCTGCGATGTGATCCATCTCGACATCGACTACATGCACGGGTATCGGGTGTTTACCTGGAGTCCAAAGCGCTTTCCTGATCCAGCAAAGCTAATTGCTGAACTGAAGCAAAATGGCTTTAAGACGGTGACGATCGTTGATCCGGGTGTGAAATATGAACCGGATGGAAACTATCCGGTCTATCACGAAGGCTTAGAGAAAGATTGTTTTGTGAGAAGTGCAGACGGTAAGTTAGTCGCGGGCTATGTGTGGCCTGATAAGTCTGTGTTTCCTGATTTCTTGCGCTCCGAAGTGCGTCACTGGTGGGGCGACTGGCAGCGAACCTTAACTGATGTTGGAGTTGAAGGCATTTGGAATGACATGAACGAACCTTGCATTGCCGATCGACCCTTCGGAGATGAAGGCAAATATATCTTTTTCCCAATGGATGCACCCCAAGGCAATCCTGAAGAACAGGGAACCCACGCAGAAACACACAATCTGTATGGCTACAATATGGCGCGTGCTTCGGCAGAAGGCTTAAAACGGCTCCGACCAAGTGAACGATCGTTTGTTTTAACGCGCTCAGGATTTGCCGGAATTCAGCGCTGGTCTTCGGTTTGGATGGGTGACAATCAATCGCTTTGGGAACATCTCGAAATATCCTTACCAATGTTATCGAACATGGGATTATCCGGGGTTCCTTTTGTGGGTGCTGATATTGGTGGATTTGCCGGAAATGCAACCGCAGAACTATTTGCGCGTTGGATGCAGGTGGGAATGCTTTATCCTTTGATGCGGGCACATTCGGCACTCACCACAGCGCAACATGAACCCTGGGTGTTTGGCGATCGCGTCGAAGCCATCTGCCGCGAATACATTGAATTACGTTATCAATTGCTGCCTTATTCCTATACTTTATTCTGGCAAGCTTCACAAACAGGTGCGCCGATCCTCCGACCCTTGCTGTATGAGTATCCAAATGATTCAAAGACTTATCACCTTCATGATCAAGTGCTGCTCGGTACACATTTGATGGCAGCTCCCGTCTATCGTCCTGGTGTGGAATATCGCGCCGTTTATCTACCAGAGGGAACCTGGTTTGATTGGTGGACAGGTGAAAAGTTCAGTGGTAATCAACATATCTTGGCTCATGCTCCACTAGAACGAATGCCAATGTATGTCAAAGCGGGCGCAATTATTCCAATGCAGCCTGTGATGCAATATGTCGATGAACATCCGATCGACCAGCTTCGATTGCGAGTTTATCCAGGTGAAGGTGAATTTACGCTGTATGAGGATGATGGTCGATCGTTTGACTATGAATCGGGTCAGTTTGCTACCACAACTTATCGAGTCAACAATTTAACTGTTGAGATTGAAGCACGACAGGGACAGTGGCAACCGAGCGATCGAACACTTCTCATTGAGATGATTGGGATTGGTGAACAATCAATCGAAGATGA
- a CDS encoding response regulator, translating into MNDLLSSSPLRALIVDDDLDSIILLTTLLEMHGVDVTSAFCADQAMQKLRSQPDILIADLAMPHIDGYELIRQIRTLPPEQGGQIPAIAVSAWVAIEAQNKAVSAGFHTFITKPYQLTELLETVSQLTDWRPLESGVTA; encoded by the coding sequence ATGAATGATTTACTTTCTAGCTCGCCACTTCGCGCTCTGATTGTTGACGATGACTTGGACTCTATAATTCTGTTAACCACACTGCTTGAAATGCACGGGGTTGATGTGACTTCCGCTTTCTGTGCAGATCAAGCTATGCAGAAACTACGATCGCAGCCTGACATCTTGATTGCAGATTTGGCAATGCCTCATATCGATGGCTACGAGCTAATTCGCCAGATCCGCACCCTACCTCCAGAGCAAGGCGGTCAGATTCCTGCGATCGCGGTTTCGGCTTGGGTTGCGATTGAGGCGCAAAATAAGGCGGTCAGTGCGGGCTTTCACACCTTTATTACCAAACCTTACCAACTGACAGAACTGCTTGAAACGGTCTCACAATTAACAGACTGGAGACCGCTCGAATCTGGGGTTACAGCCTAA
- a CDS encoding class I SAM-dependent methyltransferase, translating to MSNWVEVLNEYSTKDLEQRKVWYSPVVEAYDRARPRYPEALIQRVVEVAQLSPESRILEVGCGSGVATVDFARLGYAIDAVEPNLEFCRLAQQNCAAYPQVNIIPQTFEEWQVESGKYQIVLAANAWHWIASDIKYVKASEALQNNGALVLLWNMPLEPSREVHRVLDEVYQQIAPSIAPQYEGKDTQEEILQGLGKLIGDSGLFEAPVTETIDCDRVYEVDRYLELLSSYSPYIALNAPTREALFLGLRSAINQQFEGKIQLFNLSAYQIARKR from the coding sequence ATGTCAAACTGGGTAGAAGTTCTCAACGAGTATTCGACGAAAGATCTGGAGCAGCGGAAGGTTTGGTATTCTCCGGTTGTGGAAGCCTACGATCGAGCACGACCCCGCTATCCAGAAGCGTTGATTCAACGAGTGGTTGAGGTTGCTCAGTTGTCGCCTGAATCGAGAATTCTGGAAGTCGGTTGCGGATCGGGCGTGGCGACAGTAGATTTTGCTCGGTTGGGATATGCGATCGATGCGGTGGAGCCGAATTTGGAGTTCTGCCGATTAGCTCAGCAGAACTGTGCCGCTTATCCGCAGGTGAACATTATTCCTCAGACCTTTGAAGAGTGGCAGGTTGAGTCTGGAAAGTATCAGATTGTACTCGCGGCAAATGCTTGGCACTGGATTGCATCTGATATCAAGTATGTGAAAGCCTCTGAAGCATTACAAAACAATGGTGCTTTGGTGTTGCTATGGAATATGCCACTTGAGCCGAGCCGTGAAGTGCATCGGGTACTGGATGAGGTTTATCAGCAGATCGCACCGTCGATCGCTCCCCAGTATGAGGGCAAGGACACTCAGGAAGAGATTTTGCAAGGGCTTGGAAAGTTAATCGGTGATTCAGGACTATTTGAGGCTCCAGTAACGGAAACGATCGATTGTGATCGGGTTTATGAGGTCGATCGTTATTTGGAGCTTCTAAGCAGCTATTCGCCGTACATCGCTTTGAATGCACCGACGCGAGAAGCGTTGTTTCTGGGGTTGCGGAGTGCGATCAACCAGCAATTCGAGGGCAAGATTCAGCTTTTCAACCTTTCTGCCTATCAGATTGCAAGGAAGCGGTAA
- the murQ gene encoding N-acetylmuramic acid 6-phosphate etherase — MQLQQRGHLLTEQVNPASANLDQLSSIELVDVFNQEDAKTISAIAQAREPLAKAIDLTAEKLRQGGRLFYVGAGTSGRLGVLDAAECPPTFCTSPEMVQGIIAGGADALVRSSEGLEDLADQGAAAIAERQVSTIDVVVGIAAGGTTPYVHGALAEARKRGATTIFMACVPQEQVQIEVDVDIRLLVGAEVLAGSTRLKAGTVTKLALNILSTGTMVRLGKVYGNRMIDVAVTNTKLHDRALRILCDLADLDREQAAALLEKSDRSVKTALMMHWTGLSKAECDRLLAEHQGNLRAALNQPN, encoded by the coding sequence ATGCAACTTCAACAGCGCGGACATTTACTCACCGAGCAAGTTAATCCAGCGAGTGCAAATCTCGACCAGCTTTCGTCGATCGAGCTGGTTGATGTGTTTAACCAGGAAGATGCGAAAACGATTAGCGCGATCGCACAGGCACGAGAACCTTTAGCGAAAGCGATTGATTTAACTGCAGAAAAGTTACGTCAAGGCGGACGGTTGTTTTATGTCGGTGCAGGAACAAGCGGTCGTTTAGGCGTGTTGGATGCGGCAGAGTGTCCGCCTACTTTTTGTACATCTCCGGAAATGGTGCAAGGAATTATTGCGGGTGGCGCGGATGCTTTGGTGAGAAGTTCAGAAGGGCTAGAAGACTTGGCGGATCAAGGAGCGGCGGCGATCGCGGAGCGGCAGGTGAGTACGATCGATGTTGTGGTGGGTATTGCCGCAGGTGGGACGACTCCTTATGTTCATGGAGCTTTAGCAGAAGCAAGAAAACGCGGAGCAACCACAATTTTTATGGCTTGTGTGCCTCAAGAACAAGTTCAGATTGAGGTGGATGTTGATATTCGCTTGTTAGTCGGGGCAGAAGTGTTAGCAGGTTCTACGCGGCTAAAAGCGGGAACCGTGACCAAACTCGCATTAAATATTCTTTCAACTGGAACAATGGTGCGATTGGGTAAGGTTTACGGCAATCGCATGATTGATGTGGCGGTGACGAATACTAAACTGCACGATCGCGCCTTACGAATTCTCTGCGACCTCGCCGATTTAGATCGAGAACAAGCCGCAGCATTACTCGAAAAGAGCGATCGCTCTGTGAAGACTGCTTTGATGATGCACTGGACAGGACTTTCAAAAGCAGAGTGTGATCGCTTATTGGCTGAGCATCAAGGAAATCTAAGAGCGGCGCTAAATCAGCCTAATTGA
- a CDS encoding SDR family oxidoreductase: protein MASTVIITGASQGIGKATALRFAQGGYNLVLASRNVDRLNAAAQELKLIAPRVTAIPTDTRDADQVKTLIDRAISEYGSIDVLVNNAGVYISGPADSFTLEDWHTAIDTNLWGYIHTIHALLPHFLSKGSGTIVNVSSSGGKVPIPYLVPYSASKFAVTGLTQSLQSELSPKGITVCGIYPNLIKSDFMERAIFRGKDEEDVIARRKQLEQVLSVPVVEKPDDVAKAILDAVKHKKTEVIVGSAGASVFSNRLFPDLLQWVMRRTFKNSDKDY from the coding sequence ATGGCTTCTACAGTAATTATCACAGGCGCATCTCAAGGAATTGGGAAAGCCACTGCCCTCCGCTTCGCTCAAGGTGGCTACAACCTTGTATTAGCATCCCGTAACGTCGATCGCCTCAACGCCGCTGCTCAAGAATTAAAATTAATCGCGCCCAGGGTTACGGCAATTCCAACCGATACCCGCGATGCAGACCAAGTAAAAACACTGATCGATCGAGCTATCTCTGAATACGGATCGATCGATGTGTTAGTGAATAATGCAGGCGTTTATATCTCAGGGCCTGCCGATAGTTTTACGCTCGAAGATTGGCATACGGCAATCGATACAAATCTGTGGGGATACATTCACACCATTCACGCCTTGTTACCGCATTTCCTCTCAAAAGGAAGCGGCACGATCGTCAACGTTTCATCTTCAGGGGGTAAGGTTCCTATCCCTTACCTTGTGCCTTACTCGGCCTCTAAGTTTGCTGTAACCGGACTCACTCAAAGCTTACAATCTGAACTTTCCCCCAAAGGGATTACCGTCTGTGGCATCTATCCGAATTTGATCAAGAGCGACTTCATGGAGCGGGCAATTTTTCGCGGCAAGGATGAAGAAGACGTGATCGCTCGTCGCAAGCAACTAGAGCAAGTTCTCAGCGTCCCAGTCGTCGAGAAACCAGACGATGTAGCGAAAGCAATTCTAGACGCTGTAAAACATAAAAAGACTGAAGTGATTGTTGGGTCTGCGGGAGCCTCAGTGTTCTCAAATCGACTGTTTCCAGACCTCTTACAGTGGGTGATGCGGCGGACGTTCAAAAACAGCGACAAAGATTATTAG
- a CDS encoding GAF domain-containing protein: protein MGFQTVAPSPDAELFSRVTSWVRRSQHLSGILEAAVTEIGQFLNCDRVKIYQFQADETGRVVAEWIREQRLPSLLGLTFPADDVPPHARELFVKARARSMVNLAERQIGQSGIDPAAPEEIRYRPLDPCHAEYLTAMGVQSSLVIPILQETVLWGLLVIHHVEPQTIAEEQIEALQLVVDLLTVAIAQSTLTEKARAKAAREAMLNQISGLLHSLSTIELQAALESTVAAFNGSGGRLWVYAESLAAIPPRNPQLPSNCVRLFQAGSQPTMPENAPFALLEEYSAWKDRFQHEQAPIWEIADLYKESSLRNLQPAFRFTNIRGLLVIPLWYRRQLLGYLTIFRDEIETEILWAGRVDPDHRQLYPRQSFEVWRESCRGKIEPWTATDLEFAGAIAQQFATAIQQYETHQKLQALNASLELQVQERTARLEQATEQQRILFNVVTNMRKSLQVETIFATVTQELRGSLSVDRVCIYQFDCSSEYNWGKVIAEDVGTEFPAILGLDVEDRCFDEMYPRNRQGRVSSISDVNQVEFQPCYRALLDQFEIKANIVAPLLRGNLLWGLLCVHQCDFPRQWTAAEIRFVSQVAVQLSIGIEQAELLIQTRQQAKQLKDALSTLKQTQSQLIQTEKMSSLGQLVAGVAHEINNPVNFIHGNLSHLSIYTNNLLSMIDAYQAYYPNPGAELLDQASEIDLEFLREDLPKIIASMQVGTERIRQIVLSLRNFSRLDEAEMKAVDIHEGIDNTLMILQHRLKSDSASRGIKVIKNYEALPLIECYAGQLNQVFMNILSNAIDALEESDQEVPTLWITTKRVEGDRALISVRDSGKGMGAETQAQIFDPFFTTKPIGRGTGMGLAISYEIVVQKHRGLLECRSQLNQGTEFCIEIPICQK from the coding sequence ATGGGTTTTCAGACGGTTGCTCCAAGCCCGGACGCAGAACTGTTCAGTCGAGTCACGTCTTGGGTGCGGCGATCGCAACACTTGTCTGGAATTCTTGAAGCAGCCGTAACTGAAATTGGTCAGTTTCTCAATTGCGATCGCGTCAAGATTTACCAGTTTCAAGCCGATGAGACCGGGCGGGTCGTTGCGGAGTGGATTCGAGAGCAGCGCTTACCATCACTGCTTGGATTAACCTTTCCCGCAGATGATGTTCCACCCCACGCTAGGGAACTATTTGTCAAAGCGCGAGCGCGATCAATGGTGAATTTAGCCGAGCGCCAGATCGGACAGAGTGGAATCGATCCGGCAGCACCAGAGGAAATTCGCTATCGTCCGCTTGATCCTTGCCACGCGGAATATCTCACGGCAATGGGCGTTCAATCGTCTCTAGTGATTCCGATCTTGCAGGAGACAGTGCTGTGGGGATTGCTAGTTATCCATCACGTCGAGCCGCAGACGATCGCCGAAGAGCAAATTGAAGCGCTACAACTGGTGGTCGATTTGCTCACTGTTGCGATCGCGCAATCGACGCTGACCGAGAAAGCCCGCGCTAAGGCAGCGCGTGAGGCAATGCTGAATCAAATTAGTGGATTACTGCACTCGCTATCTACGATCGAACTCCAAGCTGCATTAGAGAGTACGGTTGCTGCGTTTAATGGTTCCGGGGGGCGGTTGTGGGTCTACGCCGAATCTTTGGCAGCGATTCCGCCTCGCAATCCGCAGCTTCCGAGTAATTGTGTCCGGCTATTTCAGGCAGGGAGCCAGCCAACAATGCCTGAAAATGCGCCCTTTGCACTGCTTGAAGAATATAGTGCCTGGAAAGATCGATTTCAGCATGAGCAAGCGCCCATTTGGGAGATTGCAGATCTCTATAAAGAATCAAGTTTGCGGAACCTCCAGCCTGCATTCCGATTCACCAATATTCGCGGCTTATTGGTCATTCCGCTCTGGTACCGACGGCAATTGTTAGGATATCTCACTATATTTCGTGACGAGATCGAAACAGAAATTCTCTGGGCAGGAAGAGTCGATCCCGATCATCGACAACTCTACCCGCGTCAGTCGTTTGAGGTCTGGCGCGAATCTTGCCGAGGAAAAATTGAGCCTTGGACGGCGACGGATTTAGAATTTGCGGGTGCGATCGCGCAGCAATTTGCAACCGCGATTCAACAATACGAGACGCATCAAAAATTGCAGGCGCTCAATGCCAGCTTGGAACTACAGGTGCAAGAACGGACTGCCCGACTGGAGCAAGCAACCGAGCAGCAGCGCATTTTATTTAATGTCGTCACGAATATGCGGAAGTCGCTCCAGGTTGAGACGATTTTTGCAACCGTCACTCAAGAACTGCGAGGATCGCTCAGCGTCGATCGAGTTTGCATCTATCAGTTCGACTGCAGCAGCGAGTACAATTGGGGAAAAGTCATTGCCGAGGATGTCGGGACAGAGTTTCCAGCGATTCTAGGTTTGGATGTGGAAGACCGTTGCTTCGACGAGATGTATCCGCGCAATCGACAGGGGCGCGTTAGCTCGATTTCCGATGTGAATCAGGTTGAATTTCAGCCTTGTTATCGGGCCTTACTCGATCAATTTGAGATCAAAGCCAACATTGTTGCACCGCTTTTACGAGGCAATTTGCTGTGGGGCTTACTTTGCGTGCATCAATGCGATTTTCCGCGTCAGTGGACAGCTGCCGAGATTCGGTTTGTGAGTCAGGTTGCAGTGCAATTAAGCATTGGGATTGAACAAGCGGAGTTGTTGATTCAAACGCGCCAGCAGGCAAAGCAACTAAAGGACGCGCTTTCTACTTTGAAACAAACTCAGAGCCAATTAATTCAGACTGAGAAAATGTCCAGTTTAGGTCAATTGGTGGCGGGTGTTGCTCATGAAATTAACAATCCGGTTAACTTTATTCACGGGAATCTCAGCCATCTCAGCATCTATACGAACAACCTCCTGAGTATGATTGATGCGTATCAGGCATACTATCCTAATCCTGGAGCGGAGCTTTTAGACCAAGCCAGCGAGATTGATTTGGAGTTTTTGCGCGAAGACTTACCTAAGATCATTGCTTCAATGCAAGTTGGAACTGAGCGAATTCGCCAGATTGTCCTATCGCTGCGGAACTTCTCTCGGCTTGATGAAGCGGAAATGAAGGCAGTGGATATTCATGAGGGAATTGATAATACGCTAATGATCTTGCAGCATCGGCTCAAATCAGACAGCGCCTCTCGCGGAATTAAGGTGATCAAAAACTATGAAGCTTTGCCTTTAATTGAATGCTATGCCGGACAACTCAATCAGGTATTTATGAATATTCTGAGTAATGCGATCGATGCGCTCGAAGAATCGGATCAAGAAGTGCCAACACTTTGGATTACGACAAAGCGAGTTGAGGGCGATCGCGCTTTGATTTCTGTTCGGGATAGCGGCAAGGGGATGGGAGCGGAGACCCAAGCTCAAATCTTTGATCCCTTCTTTACAACAAAGCCGATCGGGAGAGGAACGGGGATGGGGTTGGCAATCAGCTATGAGATTGTGGTGCAAAAACACAGGGGTTTGCTAGAGTGCCGCTCTCAATTGAATCAAGGTACCGAGTTTTGCATTGAGATTCCGATTTGCCAGAAATAA